One Deinococcus planocerae DNA window includes the following coding sequences:
- the ddrA gene encoding single-stranded DNA-binding protein DdrA: MKLSDVQKRLQAPFPAHLVGWKPQSFTKDRSRALLLAYVDARAVQDRLDAICPDAWSFEIEVIPGTATPTVKGRLTVLGVTREDIGEAGEGEYGTLKAASSDALKRCAVQFGIGRYLYDLPKQWVDWNDARREPAVTPELPEWARPDHERSPGGAHIVQAMEQLKYELPEDLELQREVYKHLKAALGSIHPTSQGGQGRAA; this comes from the coding sequence ACGACTCCAGGCTCCGTTTCCCGCTCACCTGGTGGGCTGGAAACCCCAGTCCTTCACCAAGGATCGCAGCCGCGCGCTGCTGCTCGCCTACGTGGACGCCCGCGCCGTGCAGGACCGCCTGGACGCCATCTGCCCCGATGCGTGGTCCTTCGAGATCGAGGTGATCCCGGGCACCGCCACGCCGACCGTCAAGGGCCGCCTGACCGTGCTCGGCGTGACCCGCGAGGACATCGGCGAGGCGGGCGAGGGCGAGTACGGCACCCTGAAGGCCGCCTCCTCGGACGCGCTGAAGCGGTGCGCGGTGCAGTTCGGCATCGGGCGCTACCTGTACGACCTGCCCAAGCAGTGGGTGGACTGGAACGACGCGCGGCGCGAGCCCGCCGTCACGCCCGAGCTGCCCGAGTGGGCGCGGCCCGACCACGAGCGCAGCCCCGGCGGCGCGCACATCGTGCAGGCGATGGAGCAGCTCAAGTACGAGTTGCCCGAGGACCTCGAACTCCAGCGCGAGGTGTACAAGCACCTCAAGGCCGCGCTGGGCAGCATCCACCCCACCTCGCAGGGTGGGCAGGGGCGGGCCGCGTGA